One window of Trinickia caryophylli genomic DNA carries:
- a CDS encoding ABC transporter permease translates to MLLSKLAPADMAGQILRHRAVILALAWRDLQSRYAGTLGGTLWAFAHPVAIITVFYFVFAVGFKSQAPGNAPFILWFVCGLVPWFYFNDTLLAMTNSITGNAHLVKKTVFPTEVLPVVHVVSGLFSHAIFLLILGAMLVSFHVPLQAGRLLIVYYLGCGIVLLLGLGWLFSSLQVFFRDIGQGLTIILNLWFWGTPIVWAQQIMPAKYHWVFFFNPVYYIVEGYRGLLIYPALQWPDVHQTMYFWAINCLIVAGGAYAFRRLKPEFVDVM, encoded by the coding sequence ATGTTGCTTTCCAAGCTTGCGCCCGCCGATATGGCTGGCCAGATACTGCGCCACCGGGCCGTGATTCTCGCGCTGGCCTGGCGCGACTTGCAAAGTCGCTATGCAGGCACGCTCGGCGGCACGCTATGGGCGTTTGCCCACCCCGTGGCGATCATCACGGTCTTTTACTTCGTTTTCGCCGTCGGCTTCAAATCGCAGGCGCCGGGCAACGCACCGTTCATTCTCTGGTTCGTCTGCGGCCTCGTGCCCTGGTTCTATTTCAACGACACGCTGCTTGCCATGACGAACTCCATCACCGGCAATGCCCATCTGGTCAAGAAGACGGTCTTTCCGACGGAAGTGCTGCCCGTGGTGCACGTGGTGTCGGGCCTCTTTTCGCACGCGATTTTTCTGCTGATCCTCGGCGCGATGCTCGTATCGTTTCATGTGCCGTTGCAGGCCGGGCGGCTCTTGATCGTTTATTACCTCGGCTGCGGCATCGTCCTGCTGCTCGGCCTTGGGTGGCTCTTTTCGTCGCTGCAGGTTTTCTTTCGCGATATCGGGCAGGGGCTGACGATCATCCTCAATCTCTGGTTCTGGGGAACACCCATTGTCTGGGCGCAACAGATCATGCCCGCAAAGTATCACTGGGTCTTTTTCTTCAATCCCGTCTATTACATCGTCGAAGGCTATCGCGGGCTGCTGATCTACCCTGCGCTCCAGTGGCCGGATGTGCACCAGACGATGTACTTCTGGGCGATCAACTGCCTGATCGTCGCAGGCGGCGCTTATGCGTTTCGCCGCCTGAAGCCGGAGTTCGTCGATGTCATGTGA
- a CDS encoding NAD-dependent epimerase/dehydratase family protein: protein MSYSVLVTGGAGYLGSTMVPDLLAAGHKVTVLDNFLFRQSSLNHVCHHPNFSVVKGDVRVQAVVAPLLKEADVIIPLAALVGAPLCAQDPIGATTTNHDAIAMMLKLLSKEQRVLMPTTNSAYGTGDEHHFCTEESPLRPISQYAVEKVAVEKMLMAHPNAISFRLATVFGMSPRMRIDLLVNDFTYRAVHDRFVVLFESHFKRNYIHVRDVSRVFQHGIDRFEAMRGQIYNVGLSDANVSKKELCERIKEQCPQFVFVEAAVGKDPDQRDYIVSNAKIEATGFRPDFSLDRGIHELIKGFTMIKNTLYGNV from the coding sequence ATGTCCTACTCCGTTCTTGTGACGGGCGGTGCCGGTTACCTGGGTTCGACGATGGTGCCCGATCTCCTCGCAGCCGGCCATAAGGTCACCGTGCTCGACAACTTTCTATTCAGGCAGAGCAGCCTCAATCATGTTTGTCATCACCCCAACTTTTCCGTGGTGAAAGGCGACGTGCGCGTGCAGGCCGTGGTGGCGCCGCTCCTGAAGGAGGCGGACGTCATCATCCCGTTGGCCGCGCTCGTCGGTGCGCCGCTGTGTGCGCAGGACCCGATCGGTGCAACGACGACCAACCATGACGCCATCGCGATGATGCTCAAGCTCCTTTCGAAGGAGCAGCGGGTACTGATGCCGACGACGAACAGTGCGTACGGCACCGGAGACGAACACCACTTTTGCACCGAGGAGTCGCCGCTTCGGCCGATATCGCAGTACGCCGTCGAAAAGGTGGCGGTCGAGAAGATGCTGATGGCGCATCCGAATGCAATCAGCTTCCGGCTCGCGACGGTATTCGGCATGTCGCCGCGCATGCGCATCGATCTGCTCGTCAACGATTTTACGTACCGCGCCGTGCATGACCGCTTCGTCGTGCTCTTCGAGAGTCATTTCAAACGCAATTACATCCACGTACGCGACGTTTCGCGGGTGTTCCAGCATGGCATCGACCGGTTCGAGGCGATGAGGGGGCAGATCTACAACGTTGGATTGTCGGACGCCAACGTGTCGAAAAAGGAGCTCTGCGAGCGCATCAAGGAACAGTGCCCGCAGTTCGTATTCGTCGAGGCGGCAGTCGGGAAGGATCCGGACCAGCGCGATTACATCGTGTCGAACGCCAAGATCGAGGCGACCGGCTTCCGGCCGGACTTCTCGCTCGATCGCGGCATTCACGAGTTGATCAAGGGCTTCACGATGATCAAGAACACGCTGTACGGCAACGTGTGA
- a CDS encoding nucleotidyltransferase family protein, which translates to MTTAIILAGGLGTRLRHVVPDVPKPMAPVNGRPFLEHQMDYWIGQGVRRYILSVGYRREAIVDHFGESYRGVPVDYAIEDSPMGTGGGFLKAAREKRFDEPFLVLNGDTFIELDLAALRRFHAERRSGWTMSLVRAGESGRYMGMCMEPDGRIVSLRSGLGQTGGLVNGGAYLIAPDTVSRLRFSNGERISLEDDILPALAAAGVAVYGFECTGRFVDIGVPNDYFSAADILPR; encoded by the coding sequence ATGACGACGGCAATCATTCTCGCGGGCGGCCTCGGCACGCGCTTGCGACACGTCGTGCCAGACGTTCCCAAGCCGATGGCGCCCGTCAACGGCCGGCCGTTTCTCGAGCATCAGATGGACTACTGGATCGGGCAGGGCGTGCGGCGCTACATCTTGTCGGTCGGCTACCGGCGCGAAGCCATTGTCGACCATTTCGGCGAGAGCTACCGCGGCGTGCCCGTCGACTATGCCATCGAGGATTCGCCGATGGGCACAGGCGGCGGCTTCCTGAAGGCGGCGCGCGAAAAGCGCTTCGATGAGCCGTTCCTCGTGCTCAATGGCGATACGTTCATCGAACTCGATCTGGCGGCGCTGCGTCGATTTCACGCCGAACGCCGCTCAGGATGGACGATGTCGCTCGTTCGCGCCGGCGAGTCGGGCCGCTATATGGGCATGTGCATGGAGCCGGACGGGAGGATCGTGTCGCTGCGGTCGGGGTTGGGCCAAACGGGCGGGCTTGTCAATGGCGGCGCTTATCTGATCGCGCCGGATACGGTGAGCCGTCTTCGCTTTTCCAACGGCGAGCGCATCTCGCTCGAGGACGACATCCTGCCTGCGCTCGCTGCGGCGGGTGTCGCGGTGTATGGCTTCGAATGCACGGGCCGCTTCGTCGACATCGGCGTGCCGAACGACTATTTTTCCGCGGCCGACATTCTGCCGCGGTGA
- a CDS encoding DegT/DnrJ/EryC1/StrS family aminotransferase: MRFPLMRNNILREDLDAVIEHLKQDDPILTHGTNVRAFEREWSEWLGVKYSVFVNSGASANLLTMAILKLRHPQDGEVIVPPLTWVSDVASVLQNGFTPVFVDIDPHSLAMDPAQVIAKLSAKTRAVFLTHAQGFDGLTDTLLDELRRREIPLIEDVCESHGATHRGRRLGSFGWVSNFSFYYAHHMSTIEGGMICTDDPEVYQQARMLRSHGMVREVDDPAMRANWQAANPELNPDFIFAFPAYNVRNTEIGGILGRSQLKRLDANVRRRTANLHRFLSRLDATKYRTDFKTEGSSNYAFNVVLKDADDGFAQRLMSTMRESGIEFRRGSAGGGNQLRQPYLKGVLPDGFHRQFPRTEHIHFYGFYIGNFPDLRDEEVDAVCAILNSVD; encoded by the coding sequence ATGAGATTTCCGTTGATGCGCAACAATATTCTGCGCGAAGACCTCGACGCCGTGATCGAGCATCTGAAGCAGGACGATCCCATTCTGACGCACGGCACCAACGTCCGTGCGTTCGAGCGGGAGTGGTCCGAATGGCTGGGCGTCAAATACAGCGTATTCGTGAACTCGGGTGCCTCGGCGAATCTGCTGACCATGGCTATCCTGAAGCTGCGTCATCCCCAGGACGGCGAAGTGATCGTGCCGCCGCTGACCTGGGTTTCCGATGTGGCCTCCGTATTGCAGAACGGCTTCACGCCCGTATTCGTCGATATCGATCCGCACTCGTTGGCCATGGACCCCGCCCAGGTGATCGCCAAGCTTTCGGCCAAGACGCGCGCCGTGTTTCTCACGCATGCCCAGGGTTTCGACGGCTTGACCGATACGCTACTCGACGAGTTGCGGCGCCGCGAGATTCCCTTGATCGAGGACGTATGCGAATCGCACGGTGCGACGCATCGCGGGCGCAGACTCGGCAGCTTCGGCTGGGTATCGAACTTCTCTTTCTACTACGCGCATCACATGAGCACGATCGAGGGCGGGATGATCTGCACCGACGATCCGGAGGTGTATCAGCAGGCGCGCATGCTGCGCTCGCACGGCATGGTGCGCGAGGTCGACGATCCGGCGATGCGCGCGAACTGGCAGGCCGCCAACCCCGAGCTGAACCCCGACTTCATTTTCGCGTTCCCGGCATACAACGTCCGCAATACGGAGATAGGCGGCATTCTGGGGCGCAGCCAGCTCAAGCGCCTCGACGCGAATGTCCGGCGCCGCACGGCCAATCTGCACCGGTTTTTGAGCCGGCTGGATGCCACGAAGTACCGTACCGACTTCAAGACCGAGGGCTCGAGCAACTACGCGTTCAACGTCGTTCTCAAGGACGCCGACGATGGATTTGCACAGCGATTGATGTCGACGATGCGCGAGTCGGGCATCGAATTCCGGCGGGGTAGCGCCGGCGGCGGAAATCAGCTGCGGCAGCCGTATTTGAAAGGCGTGCTGCCAGACGGCTTTCACCGGCAGTTTCCTCGGACCGAGCATATTCACTTCTATGGCTTTTATATCGGCAACTTCCCGGATTTGCGCGACGAGGAGGTCGATGCGGTCTGTGCAATCCTGAACTCGGTCGACTGA
- a CDS encoding transketolase family protein: MSEPLKPIAMRDAFLQRILAAMSTDDGVFFTCADFGSPVLDKIRAGFPERFVNVGVAEQNLINVSAGLALEGFTVFAYAIAPFITMRCYEQVRVSLALLSEVRPMNVNLIGVGAGYSYVVSGPTHQCYEDITLMRAMPNFRVLSPADHVSAAALFDGCVGTLGPKYLRFDAQVLPVVYEEAPPDVGRGFHVHRHGRRICLVATGYMLHTALKAATELAARGCEVGLIDLFDLARFDAAALHDALAPYAGIVTLEEGFRGRGGMDAMLFEFVARQALPAKVLNLGADGGYRFELGTRADLHEKVGIGLHAVVKSVSEFDESL, translated from the coding sequence ATGAGCGAGCCTCTCAAGCCGATCGCCATGCGCGATGCGTTTTTGCAGCGTATTTTGGCGGCCATGTCCACCGACGACGGCGTGTTCTTCACTTGCGCGGATTTCGGCTCACCCGTGCTCGACAAGATTCGCGCCGGCTTTCCGGAGCGGTTCGTCAACGTCGGTGTGGCCGAGCAGAATCTGATCAACGTATCGGCCGGTCTCGCGCTCGAGGGCTTCACGGTCTTCGCGTATGCCATCGCACCGTTCATCACGATGCGGTGTTACGAGCAGGTGCGCGTGAGCCTTGCACTGTTGTCCGAGGTTCGGCCGATGAACGTGAACCTGATCGGCGTAGGGGCGGGCTACAGCTACGTGGTGTCGGGGCCGACGCATCAATGCTACGAAGACATCACGCTCATGCGTGCGATGCCGAACTTCCGCGTGCTGTCGCCGGCCGACCACGTGAGCGCGGCTGCGCTCTTCGATGGCTGCGTCGGCACGCTCGGGCCGAAATACCTGCGCTTCGACGCACAGGTGCTCCCCGTTGTCTATGAAGAGGCACCGCCCGACGTCGGACGCGGTTTTCACGTCCACCGGCATGGGCGGCGGATTTGCCTCGTGGCCACGGGTTACATGCTGCACACGGCGCTGAAGGCGGCAACCGAGTTGGCGGCGCGGGGCTGCGAGGTCGGCTTGATCGACCTGTTCGACCTCGCGCGCTTCGACGCGGCGGCGCTTCATGACGCGCTGGCGCCGTATGCCGGCATCGTCACACTGGAGGAGGGTTTCCGCGGGCGCGGCGGCATGGACGCCATGTTGTTCGAATTCGTCGCAAGGCAGGCATTGCCCGCCAAGGTGCTGAACCTCGGCGCGGACGGCGGCTATCGGTTCGAGTTGGGCACGCGTGCCGATTTGCACGAGAAGGTCGGTATCGGCCTTCACGCCGTAGTCAAAAGCGTCAGCGAGTTCGACGAGTCGCTGTGA
- a CDS encoding transketolase, with amino-acid sequence MQTIEKAEDPLIDDRATDLRAKAHWVWRETLAVHRRAPETRLASSLSSVEIFVALYYGQVLRFDPSDPRWEGRDRCIVSKGHGSICLYPILADLGFFPMEALAHVCEPGSFLGGIPDPVIPGYETVNGSLGHGLGVATGMALGLGRKASDRSVFVVCGDGELHEGANWEAIMFAAQHRLDNLHLIIDDNRISMLGHTDDIVTHDGFAGRLTSFGWDCRTVDGHDVFAVQAALREQKASKAGRPKALIARTLKGHGVPGLEDAPLSHIVNPKPDLLDGLLEKSR; translated from the coding sequence ATGCAGACAATCGAAAAAGCTGAAGACCCCCTCATCGACGATCGGGCCACCGACTTGCGCGCCAAAGCGCACTGGGTATGGCGCGAGACGCTTGCGGTGCATCGGCGCGCGCCGGAAACGCGGCTCGCCTCCTCGCTTTCGTCGGTGGAGATATTCGTCGCGCTGTATTACGGCCAAGTGCTGCGTTTCGATCCATCCGATCCCCGCTGGGAGGGGCGCGACCGCTGCATCGTCAGCAAGGGGCACGGGTCGATCTGCCTCTACCCGATCCTGGCGGATCTCGGCTTCTTTCCGATGGAGGCACTCGCGCACGTTTGCGAGCCCGGCAGTTTTCTCGGCGGCATTCCCGATCCGGTCATTCCTGGCTACGAGACTGTCAACGGATCGCTTGGCCACGGCCTGGGCGTGGCGACCGGCATGGCACTCGGGCTCGGGCGCAAGGCGAGCGATCGCAGTGTATTCGTGGTGTGCGGCGATGGGGAACTGCACGAGGGCGCCAACTGGGAGGCGATCATGTTCGCCGCGCAGCACCGCCTCGACAACCTCCATCTGATCATCGACGACAACCGCATCAGCATGCTCGGCCATACCGACGACATCGTGACGCATGACGGTTTTGCCGGCCGCCTGACGTCGTTCGGATGGGACTGCCGCACGGTTGACGGGCACGACGTATTCGCGGTGCAAGCGGCGCTGCGGGAGCAAAAGGCATCGAAGGCGGGCAGGCCAAAGGCGTTGATCGCGCGAACGTTGAAAGGGCACGGGGTCCCAGGGCTCGAGGATGCGCCGCTTTCGCACATCGTCAATCCGAAGCCCGACCTGCTCGACGGCTTGTTGGAGAAGTCGCGATGA